From the Panthera leo isolate Ple1 chromosome C1, P.leo_Ple1_pat1.1, whole genome shotgun sequence genome, one window contains:
- the HTR2B gene encoding 5-hydroxytryptamine receptor 2B: MTSLATDHADHCPELDQITQKQQMAFSYRISEQSTIPEHILRSSFDHLIFANWSGLQTESIPEEMKQIGEQQGNKPRWAALLILMVIIPTIGGNILVILAVSLEKKLQYATNYFLMSLAVADLLVGLFVMPIALLTIMFEAVWPLPLVLCPAWLFLDVLFSTASIMHLCAISVDRYIAIKKPIQANQYNSRATAFIKITVVWLISIGIAIPVPIKGIETDVNNPSNITCVLTKDRFGNFMLFGSLASFFTPLAIMIVTYFLTIHALQKKAYLVKNKPPQRLTWLTVSTVFQRDETPCSSPEKVAMLDGTHKDKTLPNSKNDLLMRRMSTVGKKSVQTISNEQRASKVLGIVFFLFLLMWCPFFITNITFVLCDSCNETTLQMLLEIFVWIGYVSSGVNPLVYTLFNKTFRNAFGRYITCNYQATKSVKTVRKCSSNIYFRNPMAENSKFFMKHGMRKGINPAMYQSPMRLCSSTIQSSSIILLDTLLLTENEGDKTEEQVSYV; this comes from the exons ATGACCAGCTTAGCTACTGACCATGCTGACCATTGTCCGGAATTGGATCAAATCACACAAAAACAGCAAATGGCCTTCTCTTATAGAATATCAGAACAAAGCACAATTCCTGAGCACATTTTGCGGAGCTCATTTGATCACTTAATCTTTGCTAATTGGTCTGGATTACAGACAGAATCAATAccagaagaaatgaaacagattggTGAGCAACAGGGAAATAAACCGCGCTGGGCTGCTCTTCTGATACTCATGGTGATAATACCCACGATTGGTGGGAACATCCTGGTTATTCTGGCGGTTTCACTGGAGAAAAAGCTGCAATACGCTACCAATTATTTTCTAATGTCCTTAGCAGTGGCTGATTTGCTGGTTGGATTGTTTGTGATGCCGATTGCCCTCTTGACAATAATGTTTG aggctgtgtggcccctcccacttgttctctgccCTGCCTGGTTATTTCTTGATGTTCTTTTTTCTACTGCATCCATCATGCATCTCTGTGCCATTTCAGTGGATCGTTATATAGCCATCAAAAAGCCAATCCAGGCCAATCAATATAACTCACGAGCTACAGCATTCATCAAGATTACAGTGGTATGGTTAATTTCAATAG GCATTGCCATTCCAGTCCCTATTAAAGGCATAGAAACTGATGTGAATAACCCAAGTAACATCACCTGTGTGCTAACAAAGGACCGTTTTGGCAACTTCATGCTCTTTGGCTCACTGGCTTCCTTCTTTACACCTCTGGCAATCATGATTGTCACCTACTTTCTCACTATCCACGCTTTACAGAAGAAAGCTTACTTGGTCAAAAACAAGCCACCTCAACGCCTAACATGGCTGACTGTGTCTACAGTTTTCCAAAGGGATGAAACACCTTGCTCATCACCTGAAAAGGTGGCAATGCTGGATGGTACTCACAAGGACAAAACTCTGCCCAACTCAAAGAATGATCTGCTTATGCGAAGAATGTCCACAGTTGGAAAAAAGTCAGTGCAGACCATTTCCAATGAACAGAGAGCCTCCAAAGTTCTagggattgttttttttctctttttgcttatgTGGTGCCccttttttattacaaatataacTTTCGTTTTATGTGATTCCTGCAACGAGACTACTCTCCAAATGCTCCTGGAGATATTTGTGTGGATAGGCTATGTTTCCTCAGGGGTGAATCCTTTGGTCTACACCCTCTTCAACAAGACATTTCGGAATGCATTTGGCCGATACATCACCTGCAATTACCAGGCCACAAAATCAGTAAAAACTGTCAGAAAATGCTCCAGCAATATCTACTTTCGAAACCCGATGGCAGAGAACTCTAAGTTTTTCATGAAACATGGAATGCGAAAAGGGATTAATCCTGCCATGTACCAAAGCCCAATGAGGCTCTGCAGTTCAACTATTCAGTCTTCATCAATCATTCTACTAGATACACTTCTCCTCACAGAAAATGAAGGTGACAAAACTGAAGAGCAAGTCAGTTACGTATAG